The DNA window CTTGAAGGCTTGATCCCCAGCCTGTGGAGCAATTTGGGGAGACAGGGGAAACTTTGAGAGGTCaagcctagctggaggaagtggcaTATCACGGCGGCTGTATCTTGTTCTgagtccctctctctctgcttcctgtccaccatgcCATGTGTTCCCTCCACCATCGTGGCCTGCACCATCACCAACGACTAGGAACTGAAACTTTTGAAAACCTGAGACAGTAAATCCTTCCACTCTTAAGCTGTTGGTGACAGATATCGTGTCCCAGCAATCAAGGCAgacagcaagctcacagttatgGCCCCAGTGCTGTTGTGAGTACAAAGCCTGAGCACGGGCCAGAGCATGAACAGCCCCCGCATGATGCACCCAGGTTTACAGAGAATGCACAGGGTGGGATGTCACAAGCAATTTCCCCTTGTGATAAGGAGGCAAAGGTATATTACCAGCTTCAACTGGAAATAATGGAGCATAACAATGTTTCACCTCATAAGGAGAAATAATTTCATGCTATATGACTTTTCTGCCAATGTGAGCATCTGGCTACCCCGTCAGCCTCTGAAAAATACATTCTAACTTCAGCAAGCTAACAATTTAAAATGAGCATGAGAGAGAAACTCGTTCAGCTATCAGAACTGGAATTCTAATTTCAGATAGCCAGGGCCTCACTAAAGGTTATTTCTCATAATATTTATGGTTTAGTTTTCATAGTGTCAGCAATGACATGGATGTTTTTAACCTCTTCCTTAGAAGGTTGCTATGAGAAATTAACTGATAAATTGTTATGGAGCAAAGGCTCAAGgctggagtctggagagatggctcagcgactCAGAGCACACGCTGCTCTTTCAGTggaaccaggttcagttcccagcacccacatgtggctcacaacggcctggaacttcagttctagggagtCGAGGTACCCTTTTCTAGACTTTCCGTTCACCTGCATACTTGTACTGCACGTGtgtacactcaggcacacacacaaacacataaaataataaataagtaagtccTTTAAAAATTCAGAGCTGGTGGTTGAGCTCGGAAGCAGAaatcttgcctagcatgtgcgaagccctaggttcaatccctacaataaaaacaaatatgtaataaatatagAAATTGAAGTCATTAGTAAATaatattgtatatttatttgtttcagaACTCAATATATCCTTATTTTTGAAAGTATATATAATTGTGTACTGATTAGCATTAGGTGACTTGGTTCATTGGTAAGGATCAATTGTAATGGAGAAGAGAATTTGtttgcagaaataaaaataaaaataactagttAGTCACATTACTACCTGAAGCACTAGTAACGGGTTACTAAAAGTGTCcacaaaatgacagaaataaaagttttatttcgccaggcggtggtggcgcacgcctttaatcccagcactcgggaggcagagccaggcggatctctgtgagttcgaggccagcctaggctaccaagtgagttccaggaaaggcgcaaagctacacagagaaaccctgtcttgaaaaaaacaaaaaaaaaaaaaagttttatttcttcagaaGAACTTCATATTCATGGTCTAGACTAATCCCAGCTTCACCCTCATGagtctttcttttggtttttcaaatcagagtctccctgtgtagccctggagatcctgcaactcgctctgtagaccaggctgttcttgaactcaagagatctgcctgcctctgcctccgagtgctgagattaaagaacaCCATGCCCGGTTCCCTCATTGGTCTATAACTTGCCTTTTCCACGCTTCAGGAGCTGTGAGGTGAAGAACAGCGTTCCTCCTGACATTGGTCCAACTCAACAGAGGGTGAGATGCCCACTCAACCTTTTTAGCTGGACTTAGACTGACAGGCCTCGGGTTTCACGTTCAGTATTGTCGCTAAATTATTCTGTGATTcagatgtgtgtctgtctgtccatctgtttgTCTTTGGTTCTAGGTACTGAATCTTGGAACTTGCAcgtgctaagcaagtactctaccaatgagctacaccctcagcccaaTTCAGGCATTTTAACCATGTTGGCTTGTAAAAGGGTAATAATAACCTAACCTATCTCACAGACATTAaataaggagaaaaacaaaataatgtacaTGGAAGTTCTTTGGAAAATTGTAAAACCAAATACAAatgtgaatttaaggccaaccTGTGGTTACATAGTGAGAAGACCCTTAGGTTCCTACGGGCCTTTCCCAACCTTTGTTTCTGACTTCAATTCTGGAAGAAGAATCCCGGCTCCTTTTGCATATCGTTTAAACAGAAGAGACAAAGCACAttactttgatttttctcttagcATGTGGCTTGAAGAAGCCTTTTGTTGGCTAGTTGGGAATTCATAACGTTGAAAGAGGAAATCTGAATTCTACGCCAGTCAAGGATaggaagacaggaagaacagGAAGTCCTGTGATCTCCTTCCTGGTCTCCAAGGGAACTGAAAATAACAATCACCACCTAGACCCCTGGAGGGAAGCTGGTTGGAGTTCTACTGTATGGTTGTAGGGGAGGCTTCAGCTCCCTAAAACCTATCTACAGCAGCAAATACTGCAGTTGAAGCTACTCTGCTTTTTCCAGACTTACGAGATGTTGGATGAAGGATCTTGCCACCCTGGAGACTTATCTTTATAAAGTTTCCTTTGCCTAGAGATTCCTGTCTCCTGCTTTTTAGTCCTGTTTTATAGAGGTCTTTTCTGGAGAGGTCTTCCAAGCCCATGTCATCCCCATAAGAGGCCAGGGTAAAAACTATGAGAACTCTGAACTTTCCCATCATAGGCATTCACCAATGGGATGTGAATTCATCGTTCTGACTGTTTATCTGTTGTGCTCTAACCCCTCTCCAATAAGTTCCcagaggacagagaagggctTGATTTCATAACATCCCCAGAGTGGGATGGAGTATCTAGCTCAGAGAAGGGCccacattaaatatttattgaatgagtgatggcagaaatattataaaattaaaaaaaaaaaaacctccaaagcAGATTATCTCAAGTCACAAATCATTTCTAGGAAggcacattcatgcacatatacataaaacccTTAATTAACTGTTACTCAGGGAGGACTTATCACAAGTGAAGGGACTCCACAAAAGGAGGGTATTTAATAAATCAATTACAGTAATGTAATATCAATAGGAAGGAGGACCACGCTGCATGCACTAAGAGCTTCTTACAGACTGGATTGTTTACACTTCCAAACCGCCCATGCCTGGACATtttgaagaaggaaaatgaaaaggttAAGGTTGTTGTGTCTCGGGCCTGAAGGCAAGAGCCCAAGGTCAGCagacagaagggaggaaaggtCCTTCTGTTCCAGTGTGACGGCTAGAAGGGACGTCATGATGGGTACACTTGGTTTTTCTCAAGCTCTCAAGACAGCTCCCAGGAACACATACGCCACTGTGACCAGCTCCGCTCATGTTCttaatttaagtgtgtgtgtgcgtgcacgtgtgtgtgcgtgcatatgtgtgtgtgtgtgtatgcgtgcgcgcgcgcacgtttgtgtgtacatgcatttgtatataagtatatatgtgtgtgtgcacatgcgtaaGCCATGGgttgacatcaagtgtcttccttagTTGCtagccaccttattttttgagagagtcttTTGCTACACCCGGAGCTCACTAATTTGGCTAGGCATCTGGCTGGCAAACCTGTGGTCTCTGtcagtctccacctcctcagacATGTGCTGTcccacccagctttttacatggctgctggagatccaaactcagtttCTCATGCTTTCACAGTAGTAAcattaccaactaagccatctctccagcatgtaATGTTCATAATTTTTAGCAAGCTATATTCCAACACACCATGCTTTCTGGATTAAAGTCAGTCACTGTCTTTGGGttccttttgctgtgaagagacaccatgaccatgtaaccttttataaggaaaacatttaattggggaggcttgctcacagtttcagaggttcagtccattatcatcaggacaGTGAGCGTGACAGCTTGCAGGCAGAGGTGgtactgaagaaggagctgagagtcctacatcttgcaggcaacaggaagtggactcgGAGTCACACTGAGCAGGGCTTGAGCAAGAgagccctcaaagcccactcccacagtgacacacttccttcaacaagaccacacctactccaacaaggccacgcctcctaatagtgccagtgtATAGGGGCCAgttacactcaaactaccacgGTCACTTTTCACTCTCTGTTTCCTCCCCTCTCCTATGAACTTATTAATACAACCTGGTGCAAATTTTAACAAAATGTACTCTTTCCTATGGAACATGTAATAACTTCTCTCTTCCTCACTAAGTGGCTTGctctatttgtatgtatatatatatataaaagaatctGAGCAACGAACAATGCTTGTGTGAGGCTTTAAAAGCGctagggtttcttttctttccttgaaaGGGCTATACACAATAATTACCCTGCAAATAAAGGTAAGTGAAAGTGAGCTCTGAGAACAGAGAGGCACCGTTTCTGCAGAGGGGTCTAATGGATGATGCTTTGGGGACTATCCATTTGGAAAGCTAAAGCCAAAACTCCATCCCACACTCGCTTTCCAGAGCTCACTCTTTGCTTTTCATGTAAACAAGGCTTTTCAATGTTTCATTGTATACCAGGCCTATGTTCTTTAACTGTGCCCTAAAACTCTGCAAACCAATTCCAACCCattaaaagaagacagaaatgaaacaaCTTAAAATGCTGTTGTTTAGGAACCATTGAAAGGGCTCAGACTTTAAAAGTGTCTGCTGCCAAGGCCGGagacatgagtttgattcctgggacctacATAGGGGGAGGAGAAAATATACCCTTCACCCGCCacccaaaaatatataaaatgtatataagaCTCCCAAATACACCCCTCCCCTcagaagaaatatataaaatgtaacttaaaaatcCAATGTTTTGGTTTCATATTTCAAAACACCACCAAGCAGCCACTCTCCTGTTTCAGCGGCAGCCACACAACCCCCAGCACCCCTTTCCATCTGCCATTGCTTCTGCTATGCCTGGCGGAAATCCCAGGACCTCTGATTCCAAAAGCCTAACGAGACTtgtatttctctcatttttgcACCCGCTCCCATCTCAGGCCATGAGCGTCCCTTATCCCTGAGACTATCTGAAATGCACcgattttatttttgctttgggaAAGTCATGAAGAAGGAAGACACGGGGCATTTACCCTGACTCTGTTCAGTTGAAAAGGGTATGCAGAACGGGGGTCACCCCATTCTTGGGaggcatttgtttttaaatttactttctcAATTACGGTGAGCATCCAGCAGGGCTCCCTGAATACAGAACATACTTAGTCCACATTTTCAGTGTAAATTCAGCAAAAGAACGGGGACACAGAACACAGCACAACCAAGGCAGTGACTCAAAGCaaatctcttccttctccctatcTGACCATAGGTTGAAAGCAACGTCAATTAAACTTCGCAGATGAGGGCTCCGGTCCTCCGCATAGTCATGGCCAGAGAAACGCTTCGGCTTCACAAAAGCTTAGAAAACCCCTGTGCTCAAGGACACACAGTCTCCTGTCTGAGTGACACTTAGACACTTCTCCCGGAAAACAAAGCATCATTTTGAAGTTGAAGCAAAGCAGGGTGTTCCCACCAAAAGAAGTTCTAGCAGAGTCTTCATTTAGGCTGGGCCACGCGCAGCCCATCtcaaccacccccaccccctacccatCCAATCTTGGTCTGTTTCTCTATTCAGGAGAGAAAGCCTGGCTCATTGCTGAGTCTGTATGGTCTCTGTATATCCTTTGGCTTTTACTTCTTTCTCACAAAGACCTTGAAATTTCCCCCACTTCAGGGAGTCCTCCTGTGCAAGTATATCTGTTTTATACTGCCTCAGTCAAAGTGGCTTCTTCAGGGGCTCCACCACCCGACAGATGTGCCCAATGGGTCTGGGTGCGCTGAGACTTCCCGGGCGGTGGGTTGCACGGAGGTAAACTGATCCAAGTACTAAGTGGAAACACAGACTTCCTTTAAAGTCAGACTTTACAAACAAGAATAACCTTGAAAAAGACCTTCACATTCTGCTCAGGAACTTGGCCAGCCGCTTACCGCTCCCCCTCCGGATCGGCAATTTATGCAGCAGGAGGGGACTGCTTACACCTCGCCACTCAAATCCCGGCTCTCCACTCTGGGCGTAGTGGAGCAGAGGGCAGGATCAGGTTAGCCCGTGAGAAACAAGggtcttctcctttctccttggtGAGCTGGGGTCACCTCAACAGAGTGCTGCTCTGTCCCCCTGGGGCTACTTTCGTGGCTGTAACTTGAGCCTCTCCAAAGAATTCTCTTACCTGTTCTGGAGTTTCTTAGGGTCCCGGCTCCCCAACAACCTGGACCTACCTGTCAGCAGAACTATCCAGCAGTTCCCACCCCGGAACCTCAGGGCAGCAATGGGGCTGCATTGGCCATTAATGGCCATCATCCATTTTTAATCAGAAAGATCACAAGAAAGATGGTAAGCGAAACCCGGTCGCGAGtcaatttaaataatattcccGGGGAAATCCAATCACTTAAAACTGAGACACCTACGCTAGTGCGAGAGAGCGCCCCGCCCGTCTGGCGGGGAAGAGCGCGCCGGCTGAATTAATCAAGATCAAGGGGCTCCCGGGCTGAGAGCTCAGCCTTAACCCTTCCAGCGCCGCGGGGTGCCCAGGTGCCGGAGGAAGAGCGCGGCCGGCGACGGGCGAGATGCCCAGAGCGACCCCGCGCAGGCCGCCTCTCCTGATCCCCGGGGCTCCGCACGCTTCGCCCGAGACCCCAGCGCCGCAGCGCCCCGGCTCGAGGTCACAAGCTCCCGAGGCGGCTTCGGCAGTGAGCAGCAGCAGCCGCCTCCCGCAGCCTCGGCGCGTCCCGGGCTCCTCCTCCCGCCCCAGCGTGGCCAAGTGAGCACCGCTCCGGCCGCAGGTAGCCGAGGCGCGGGAGGTGGCGCGCGCGGGACCCATCGCCGCCGCGCCCGGTCGCGCGGCCAGACGGAGCTCCGAGCCTCGCGGTCCCGGACGCCGGCGGAGGTCTGCACCGGCCATGTGGGGCCCGGGGGTCACGGCCGAGGGCCTGTCGGTGGCTCcagcgccgccgccgctgctgccgctgctgctgctgctggcgctGGCGCTGGTGGCGCCCTCGCGGGGCGGCGGGGGCTGCGCGGAGCTGGCGTGCGGCGAGCGGGAGCGCTGCTGCGACTCGGCCAACGCCACGGCCGTGCGCTGCTGCAAGCTGCCGCTCCACGCCTTCCTGGACAACGTGGGCTGGTTCGTCCGCAAGCTCTCTGGGCTGCTCATCCTGCTGGTCCTCTTCGCCATCGGCTACTTCCTGCAGCGCATCATCTGTCCTAGCCCACGCAGGTACCCGCGTGGCCAGGCGCGCCCTGGCCAGGCACGACCCGGGCCTGCTGGAGGCTCCGGGCCGCCGGGGACCGCGGGGCAACCCGACGACGACGACGACTCGCCTGCTCTGTTGCGCGACGAAGTGGCCGCAGGCTCGCTGGACTCACTGCTGGACAGTGGCGGCGGCCGGGGCCGAGGAGGTGGCGGACGTCTGCCTCCGACCTGCGTTTCGGAGCACGAGCTGCGGGTGGTGTCGCCGGTCTTCCTCCAGCTGCCCAGCTACGAGGAGGTCAAGTACCTGCCCACCTATGAGGAGTCCATGCGGCTGCAGCAGCTCAGCCCTGCGGAGGTCGTGCTGCCAGTGTCGGTGCTGGGCCATCCTCGAGGCGGTAGTGCCGGGGACCCCGACGGCGGCCAGGGCCGCTTCCCGCTCATCTGAACGCCCGGAGCCTCAAGGAGATCACCCGGACTGTACGAGGCTGGGGGCTGCGTGTGGCACGCAACAGCTGGTGTGTTGGCGGCCGCCACTGACTGCCTCTGACCATACCTAGCATCCCCGCACAACCTGTCGCCCCGCGCCTGGGTTGGGGTCAGTCCCCTCCCTCTCGCTCCCTGGAGATCCTGtgtttttctatgtttctttGGGCTCAAGGTTGGGCAGCTCGGCGGCGGGGGCGATGGCTTTGGATTAGCTGGCAGCTCCTCTTGGACGGTCGTCCCCGCCCTCTGCCAAGCCTCCCCCTGTGTTCACTGTAAGTGCCTGCTTCTCCAGTCCAAAAGAACCCGTAAACCTTTGGTGTGTCTAGAGACCCGCGGCTTGCTTTTATGTTGGAAAAGGAAGGAGCGCAggcccattccttgccctcctgCATGGACGGGTCCCAGTCTCCCAAGACTGGATGGTGAGGCCTTTGGCTCTAGGCCATGGCCAGTGACTGCTGCATGCGGGTCTGTGGAGGCAGCGCTTGGCTGTGATGGAATCCCTCTCTTGAGAAGGACCCAGAAAACCTTTTGGTGTCCCCCTGGCCAATCAAATAGTCACAGCTGACAGTTGACAGTTAGGTGGGGGAAGGGATACCATGATGGATGGTTTAGTGGCTGCAAGATGTAGCAACTAGTTAATCCGGACCCTATTTGTAATCTGGCACCGATGAACTCTTGGTTTTTGTCAGTAAggtgtttgtcttttatttttacattttatcatgCACTAAACACATCAGGAAGGAAGTTCAACAATTTGACAGGGTAATCACTGTTCTGTTTTAGGCCTGTAACCATCAAGAGGTCGCCCACATTCTGTCATTGCTTAATACAGTGTCGGACATTATTTCATTAAAGGTGTGGGGATGGTCAAACAGGAAATGTGATGTAAAAACATGAAGGATATCTTATTTTCactatttaagaatatattttatttttagtactgAAGCATAATGCATAACTTTTTATAATAATTGTGTCCACTGTCTAGTCTGGGTCTTAACTGTATCATGCATCATAGAATTGTATGTAAAAAGACCATTGGTACATGTATGACACACCGTGAAGCAAGATGGCTTGCCTgtatttccttctctgtttttcaTGTAGGATACATTCTGCAACATGATTCCAAACATAAGAAACAGAATTGTAACTTTTGTTTAAACCTGTAACTTTGCAGTAATGTGCAAAGAATTCACCCAACCTACCTTTATTCAAATTAAGCAGTATCATTTTACTAGTTCGGGGACATTGCCTTTAAGCAAAGAGTAATAGGACACATTTTAATGCATCATGTGTAGTGTACATACGGTATTGTCCGTGTACAATGCGTACATTGTATGCCATATGGCTATGGCAGCGTACCGCTAGcatgagaggaaagaagggaaaggtaTACAGCTTTCTCTGGAGAAGTGTGAATAGTACCAATTGACAAGAAAGATTATCCACTTGGGTCTATGATTGAAGAAGCTGGGCAGGCCTATGAGATTGTCAACTATctgatttgtattttaaaaaatacttgatTACTTTTAACTTTTAAAGGCTGATTGAAAATGTCTGACATCCtgagaaatttttttaatgtatgagttATAATAAAATAATGGTTTGCTTTAAACTTCTCAAAGCTCATGACACTGTCATTAATGAAACCATCTGAAGtgcattaaaatagaaaaacactaaaaaatttctctgtgcattttttttttcttttttaaagacaggatacCAGTTTGTAATCCAGGTTGATCTGGGACTTActcactctacagcccaggctggcctcaaacttggctcagttactctgcagcccaggctggcctcaaacttggctcagtcactctgcagcccaggctggcctcaaacttggctCAGTCTTCATGCCCCTGCCTTCCAAATCCTGAGAttgtaggtgtgagccaccatacctggttatCTTTGTACAATGTTGTTAGATTTATGACTGTGGAGTAACATTAAAATATGTATCTcttgtttaaaagaaattttaaactgAACTGACAGACAAAAAAACATTAGGAATTGAGATTCTACTAATTGAAAACAATACAAGATTTAATCAAACATAATTATactgaattatatttttatgttactCAGATATGGTAAATTTGTGTTATATGTGGCTATCAgtacaattaataaaaaatgagctTAATTTTAGGGCATCTATATCTTAGCCAAATGTATTCAAGAGTGCCATGTTTTCCAGAAAACACTCAGGCCTTTTCTTTTcatcaataataataatcctGAATATAGTAACGCATCTGGAATGCAGAAGTTTACATGCTAGATAAACGtaacatacatgtgtgtaatcACTGGCTGTATAAAAGTAATTTGTTATGAGAGTTCAGTAACACAACCAAAGGAAAATGTCTTCTTGAAATAGAACAAGTTTTAAAAAGCCATTAATCGCTACATTCAGCAAATGCAAGGGTGCTCCTACCGTGGAAAATGGCATTGGCAATTATGCCAAAGGGCATGAGGTATACTATATAAGGAAAAGGAGATTCAATTGTAAAGGCCAACGGGAATATGAGGAAATGGCCCCACTTACCAGTTTAAAAGGTAATATGCTAAGTACCTTGGTGTCCTTTTTTGTATACAGTATCTCTCAAGAGGAATTAATAAACAATTCAGAGCTGTAACCGATATGTTACAAGCACGAATATGATGTTCAGATCTATACAATATTCTGAAATGACTTTTCATAAGTTGTAAATAACTTGGACTTCCTGGTAGAGAGAAACAGTGTTGTTGAAATAAGTATTGAATTTTAAGTAGCAagtcttaaccatctctccaaaGTGGCTCAAGAATCCCATTAACAGTAGAACAAAAACCATCCTTCCTTTCATGTGGCCAATCACAGAAAAATTGTAGTGTCCCCTTTAAAACACTATAATCATCAAATGTTAAATAAACCAGTACGTTGGTTACTCACAAAATCATATAGAacctgattttatttgtatacttttacttacaaaatttatttttaattttgtcacAAAAATTACTTCACGGGAGGAGGGAGCAACACTTAATGCTTGTCAGTAATCCAAATAGTATTAGCTTCCCCCTGGACGTCTTAGTTAAATGGGGTTAAATATCCCCATTGTTTTGACATCTTCcacttctctgttctctcctgtgTTATTAACTTGCTCTGTGTTGTCTTTAGGGTTTCTTCACAGGCACTTCCACATGGTCCTCACTGCAATTCAACAATGCTCCAGTTACAACTTCACTCTTTGCATGGAACTCTTATAAATCAGTATTTTtctaatgttttctttgtttattctttgcATCTGACTTCTGTAGGCTTGCATTTTGAACCAGGTAAGCCTTTCCTCTTTATCTGTTGAAGGACTATAAACTCTTTTCCCctttaatttttatgtagaaCTCTCTCTGCCACTCAGGGTAAAGGATGAGATCTTAATGTTTCTAGCTCTCAAGCACAATAGATCCTGACATCTGTCTATTGTTCCTCACCTAGATATTTTGGAAAGAATGGTCAACACATCTCTCCATCTTGTTCCAAATATATGTTCTTTGCTATATTGGGGGGAAAATTTGACCTTTGCATTGTCTTCATAACAGGGACCTTATTTTGCTTCCAaactatatacatgcatatataaatgtttgtatgtatattgCTTCTTTGTAGACTGCTGCATCTTTCTGCTCAGTTTTTCTCGCAGTCAGCTTTGTGGTTTCCTTGGTGCATACTGTTTTATCTAAGTAATGGTAAACCCATCTTGATTTGCCAATAGTCTATTTGTTGTACTGGATAAAGAATCCCATCCTGCTGTTATGCACTATGAAGCCTGGAGACCTCAGAAGTAACTTGATTTAGGATGATTGCTGCCTCTTACGTGCTTTGTCCTGTCCTCCAGTAAGCTGTTCACAGTATCTGTTTTACTGGCTAGACTAGAAGTTACCTGACTGTTTTCTATGCTTCCACATGATCATATAATTTTCATAAATTCATTAAgattttatcttttgcctttttgttgatcatatttatttcattatagGAATAGAATCTTCCAgatatatttttttgttcttctgtttctatgagtTTTATTATTGACCAAAGATGTTAccagataaaaattaattttgattatttttctagGTCTTGAAAGTGTCATCCCTTGATTTATAGGCTTAATTTTGATACAAACTCCTTGTTTTGGTTGGTTTGCTTTCTACTGCTTTGATAAACACCGTAACCAAAAGCAGTCTGGGGAGAACAGGGTTTATTTGACTAACAGGTCCTGTCAATCACTGAGGAAAGTAGGAGCAGGAATTCAggaggagtggaggcaggaaccatggaggaaaactgcttactggcttcctcctcaTGGCTCGCCCAGCTggctttttatacaacccaggaccacctgcccaggagtggcaccactcacagtgggctgggtccccCCTTAgcaatcattaataaagaaaaggcCCACTGACTTGCCTACGGGCAAGC is part of the Peromyscus eremicus chromosome 6, PerEre_H2_v1, whole genome shotgun sequence genome and encodes:
- the C6H3orf80 gene encoding uncharacterized membrane protein C3orf80 homolog, with translation MWGPGVTAEGLSVAPAPPPLLPLLLLLALALVAPSRGGGGCAELACGERERCCDSANATAVRCCKLPLHAFLDNVGWFVRKLSGLLILLVLFAIGYFLQRIICPSPRRYPRGQARPGQARPGPAGGSGPPGTAGQPDDDDDSPALLRDEVAAGSLDSLLDSGGGRGRGGGGRLPPTCVSEHELRVVSPVFLQLPSYEEVKYLPTYEESMRLQQLSPAEVVLPVSVLGHPRGGSAGDPDGGQGRFPLI